From a single Alloactinosynnema sp. L-07 genomic region:
- a CDS encoding TnsA-like heteromeric transposase endonuclease subunit, with translation MPKLDLVPGGAPAWPDEGFEVAFADEDGEQRLGLTEAWSVPFEVCLPVREFPSYKGQRHFVGLWWTATTSSLVGYESWLERDRLVLLDFDPAVVGVASQPFWLFFTTVEGKRRSHAPDYFARRVDGSALVLDCRPEDRIGPRDRVAFEATAAACAVLGWRYEVVGAVEPVLMGNTRWLAGYRHPRHDLPVVSAALREVFTEPVGLVAGAEAVGDPIAVLPVLFHLLWRRDLAVDLSRPLTPDTPVRIASAAVRS, from the coding sequence GTGCCGAAACTCGATCTTGTGCCCGGAGGTGCCCCTGCGTGGCCGGACGAAGGGTTCGAGGTCGCGTTCGCTGATGAGGATGGTGAGCAGCGCCTTGGGTTGACCGAGGCATGGTCGGTTCCGTTCGAGGTGTGTCTGCCGGTCAGGGAGTTCCCTTCATACAAGGGGCAACGTCACTTCGTTGGCCTCTGGTGGACGGCCACGACCTCGTCGTTGGTGGGCTACGAGTCCTGGTTGGAACGGGATCGGCTGGTGCTGCTGGACTTCGACCCTGCGGTGGTGGGGGTCGCTTCACAGCCGTTCTGGCTGTTCTTCACCACGGTGGAGGGCAAGCGGCGTTCGCACGCGCCGGACTACTTCGCGCGGCGGGTTGATGGGTCGGCGCTGGTGCTGGACTGTCGACCGGAGGACCGGATCGGGCCGCGCGACCGGGTGGCGTTCGAGGCGACGGCGGCGGCCTGCGCGGTGCTGGGCTGGCGCTACGAGGTGGTCGGCGCGGTGGAGCCGGTGCTGATGGGCAACACTCGCTGGCTGGCCGGCTACCGGCACCCGCGCCACGACCTTCCGGTCGTGTCGGCCGCATTGCGGGAAGTGTTCACCGAACCGGTCGGACTGGTGGCCGGTGCCGAGGCGGTCGGTGACCCGATCGCGGTGCTGCCGGTGTTGTTCCACCTGCTCTGGCGGCGGGACTTGGCCGTGGACCTCTCGCGGCCGTTGACACCCGACACTCCGGTGCGCATCGCATCCGCGGCTGTGAGGTCCTGA
- a CDS encoding Mu transposase C-terminal domain-containing protein, translated as MVGMRSVLRPGDRIGFDGDEHLVTGLAGTAVRLRSDSGVEQVLLVGHLTAASDFAVLDSVMPPATEPFGLLEALPPEVVATAERWRAHLVEVETGLPPDVGPGVLPRPGYDPQTTTLAERQRVKAGELGVGFRTIELKRARYTAQGLWGLVDQRAARTFEVTGQADARVVEVLRELITGETDASTGTRSRLIRRAVKRVEELHGVGVVPMPGRTTFYALVDRLSAGRHTFGSAATRRQLANRPDTAFTPTLASRPGEQVQIDSTPIDVMVLAADGVPVRADLTIAVDVATRTICAAVLRPVGTKAVDAALLLARMLVPEPMRPGWSSALRMSASRLPHRRLVDIDARMREAAARPVIVPDQVVIDHGKVFVSDTFTRACGRLGISIQPARKDTPTDKGVVEATFDAIKTLFAQHCAGFKGANVQQRGRAVAAEWTLEELQDLLDEWLIVGWQHRPHDALRDPHAPRRMLTPNERYTALVAVSGYLPLPLTGTDYLELLPVKWRAINDYGIRIDHRTYDSPDLGPHRRQHSGLTGRRGLWEVHHDPYDLARVFVRTPDGWITVPWTHRAMVSAPFADFTWRHARRLAAETGRDVTETEVARALDALLTRAEHGPDKTGRRVAARTRTAAAAHRPPTAEPTTAQETSPATAARVEQTTVIPFGVFDAETEAKKWL; from the coding sequence ATGGTCGGAATGCGGTCGGTGCTCAGGCCGGGTGACCGGATCGGCTTCGACGGTGACGAGCACCTGGTCACAGGGTTGGCGGGGACGGCGGTGCGCCTGCGGTCGGATTCCGGCGTCGAGCAGGTCTTGCTGGTGGGGCACTTGACGGCCGCCTCCGACTTCGCGGTGCTCGACTCCGTGATGCCGCCCGCGACCGAGCCGTTCGGGCTACTGGAGGCCCTGCCGCCGGAAGTCGTCGCGACAGCGGAACGCTGGCGGGCGCACCTGGTCGAGGTCGAGACCGGGTTGCCGCCCGACGTCGGGCCCGGTGTCCTGCCGCGGCCGGGTTACGACCCGCAGACCACGACCCTGGCGGAACGTCAGCGGGTCAAGGCCGGCGAACTGGGCGTCGGGTTCCGCACGATCGAACTCAAGCGCGCCCGCTACACGGCGCAGGGGTTGTGGGGCCTGGTCGACCAGCGCGCGGCACGCACCTTCGAGGTGACCGGACAGGCCGATGCGCGGGTGGTCGAGGTGCTGCGCGAGCTGATCACGGGCGAGACCGACGCCTCCACTGGCACGAGGTCGCGATTGATCCGGCGCGCGGTGAAACGCGTCGAGGAATTGCACGGCGTCGGGGTGGTGCCTATGCCGGGCAGGACCACCTTCTACGCGCTGGTCGACCGGCTCAGCGCAGGAAGGCACACCTTCGGCTCGGCGGCGACCCGCCGCCAGCTCGCCAACCGGCCGGACACCGCGTTCACCCCGACCCTGGCCAGCAGGCCCGGTGAGCAGGTCCAGATCGACTCCACTCCGATCGACGTCATGGTCCTGGCCGCCGACGGCGTCCCGGTCCGCGCGGACCTGACGATCGCGGTGGACGTCGCCACGCGCACGATCTGCGCGGCGGTGCTGCGCCCGGTCGGCACGAAGGCGGTCGACGCGGCGCTTCTGCTGGCCAGGATGCTGGTCCCCGAACCCATGCGTCCCGGCTGGTCGTCGGCGCTGCGGATGTCGGCTTCCCGGCTCCCGCACCGACGCTTGGTCGACATCGACGCGCGGATGCGCGAGGCCGCGGCGCGACCGGTCATCGTCCCCGACCAGGTCGTCATCGACCACGGGAAGGTGTTCGTCTCCGACACGTTCACCCGCGCCTGCGGGCGGCTGGGGATTTCCATCCAACCGGCACGCAAGGACACCCCGACCGACAAGGGCGTGGTCGAGGCGACCTTCGACGCGATCAAGACCTTGTTCGCCCAGCACTGCGCCGGGTTCAAGGGCGCCAATGTCCAGCAGCGGGGCCGGGCGGTCGCTGCCGAGTGGACGTTGGAAGAGTTGCAGGACCTGCTGGACGAATGGCTGATCGTCGGCTGGCAGCATCGGCCGCACGACGCCCTGCGCGACCCGCACGCCCCACGCCGGATGCTCACGCCCAACGAGCGCTACACCGCCCTGGTCGCGGTCTCCGGTTACCTCCCGCTGCCTCTGACCGGCACCGACTACCTGGAGCTGCTGCCGGTGAAGTGGCGGGCGATCAACGACTACGGCATCCGGATCGACCACCGCACCTACGACAGCCCGGATCTGGGGCCTCACCGCCGCCAGCACTCCGGGCTCACGGGCAGGCGGGGCCTCTGGGAAGTGCACCACGATCCCTACGACCTCGCCAGGGTCTTCGTCCGCACACCCGACGGCTGGATCACCGTCCCCTGGACGCACCGCGCCATGGTCAGCGCGCCGTTCGCCGACTTCACCTGGCGTCACGCCCGCCGCCTGGCCGCCGAAACCGGACGTGACGTCACCGAGACCGAGGTGGCCCGCGCCCTGGACGCGCTGCTCACCCGGGCCGAGCACGGCCCGGACAAGACCGGCCGGCGCGTCGCCGCCCGCACCCGGACCGCCGCCGCGGCGCACCGGCCGCCCACGGCGGAGCCCACCACCGCACAGGAGACCTCTCCTGCCACGGCCGCACGGGTCGAGCAGACCACGGTGATCCCCTTCGGCGTCTTCGACGCCGAAACCGAGGCGAAGAAGTGGCTGTGA
- the lgt gene encoding prolipoprotein diacylglyceryl transferase — protein MVLAYLPSPPSPYLTVGPLMVHWYALMVLLGVLAAVLIGQRRWAAVGGAKSVVTDVAITAVPFGILGGRLYHVATSWQLYFGPGARPVEALYIWQGGLGIWGAVAGGALGAWIAARRRGVDFAAFADAMAPGLLVGQAIGRIGCWFNQELYGRPTSLPWGLAIDPANRPPDSPDQPYYHPTFAYEALWNLGMAGMLMWAQRRFGLDRGRVFALYVAGYTAGRGWIELLRVDPANHILGLRLNVWTSALLFLAAVAYLLTRRTGQLGPQTPVATATTPADRVVADVAAGTATTDTATTAARRTGDQNTDRPIGGHAVHSPPIASGPVPDDPSR, from the coding sequence ATGGTTCTGGCCTACCTGCCCAGTCCACCCAGCCCGTATCTGACCGTCGGTCCGCTGATGGTGCACTGGTACGCGCTGATGGTGCTCCTCGGGGTCCTCGCCGCCGTCCTCATCGGGCAGAGGCGCTGGGCGGCGGTCGGCGGCGCGAAGAGCGTGGTGACCGACGTGGCGATCACCGCCGTGCCCTTCGGCATCCTCGGCGGCCGGCTCTACCACGTCGCCACCAGCTGGCAGCTGTACTTCGGGCCCGGCGCCCGGCCGGTGGAGGCGCTCTACATCTGGCAAGGCGGGCTCGGGATCTGGGGCGCGGTCGCCGGCGGCGCGCTCGGCGCCTGGATCGCGGCCCGACGCCGCGGGGTGGACTTCGCCGCCTTCGCCGACGCCATGGCCCCCGGCCTGCTGGTCGGGCAGGCCATCGGCCGGATCGGGTGCTGGTTCAACCAGGAGCTCTACGGGCGGCCCACCAGCCTGCCCTGGGGGCTGGCCATCGACCCCGCCAACCGCCCGCCCGACAGTCCCGACCAGCCCTACTACCACCCGACCTTCGCCTACGAAGCCCTGTGGAACCTCGGCATGGCCGGCATGCTGATGTGGGCGCAGCGGCGCTTCGGTCTCGACCGCGGACGCGTGTTCGCCCTCTACGTCGCCGGCTACACCGCCGGACGCGGCTGGATCGAACTGCTGCGCGTCGACCCGGCCAACCACATCCTCGGTCTGCGGCTCAACGTGTGGACCAGCGCCCTGCTGTTCCTCGCCGCCGTCGCCTACCTCCTCACACGACGCACCGGCCAGCTGGGACCACAGACCCCCGTGGCCACCGCGACGACACCAGCGGACCGGGTAGTCGCGGACGTGGCCGCGGGCACAGCCACCACCGATACAGCCACGACCGCCGCGCGGCGGACCGGTGACCAGAACACGGATCGGCCGATCGGCGGCCATGCCGTCCACTCGCCACCAATCGCCTCCGGGCCCGTTCCGGACGATCCATCCCGCTAG
- a CDS encoding TniQ family protein — MVSRLPITVPPAGGEIAVSYLTRLATLHEMPFDVLWSQVGAARAKGNATRRLDGDLLACVASQPRARLDRAVVELRDPEPDWLALRHEPQRGCRRCDARHPGGPVLRLLPHHAYVCTRHRIWIGPPDQHDHPQPGLEDLPEVVAAQHRHLRLLARLGPAATYDAVLTGFLICAHRWNFTDIAFDGDAWLDWVRRAELLIPPGTETDTFSTSRLFAATYPDAVALAEVIGPLHWRRRAAGGPDDQRAFAAEIGHRLGLHDYHPALTKDPIAHWIEQDCHQPPSTPNTDYRSLRTFGGSSFVKPAKDSDNKRRLAAYWFAQKHRRGGDAMLHHRSLNPVVIRDWSHKKELFSGALITSSETSFETRRNLDADPRTEHTTDYLRPEPAPSPYLDTAVEPVDWPLRTEPRPPVGARPSFPNERPKHFFPRNRLRSAT; from the coding sequence ATGGTCTCCCGGCTGCCGATCACCGTCCCGCCCGCCGGCGGCGAGATCGCCGTGTCCTACCTGACCCGGCTCGCCACCCTGCACGAGATGCCCTTCGACGTCCTCTGGTCGCAGGTCGGCGCTGCCCGCGCCAAGGGCAACGCCACCCGCCGCCTGGACGGAGACCTGCTTGCCTGCGTCGCCTCCCAGCCCCGCGCCCGGCTCGACCGGGCCGTGGTCGAGCTGCGCGACCCGGAACCGGACTGGCTCGCGCTGCGGCACGAACCCCAACGCGGCTGCCGCCGCTGCGACGCCCGCCACCCCGGCGGGCCGGTCCTGCGGCTGCTGCCGCACCACGCCTACGTCTGTACCCGGCACCGGATCTGGATCGGCCCGCCCGACCAGCACGACCACCCCCAACCGGGCCTGGAGGACCTGCCCGAGGTCGTCGCCGCCCAGCACCGGCACCTACGGCTGCTGGCCCGCCTCGGCCCGGCCGCCACCTACGACGCGGTGCTGACCGGGTTCCTGATCTGCGCACACCGCTGGAACTTCACCGACATCGCCTTCGACGGCGACGCCTGGCTGGACTGGGTCCGCCGCGCCGAACTGCTCATCCCACCCGGCACCGAGACCGACACCTTCAGCACCTCGCGGCTCTTCGCCGCCACCTACCCCGACGCGGTCGCCCTCGCCGAGGTCATCGGCCCGCTGCACTGGCGACGCCGGGCCGCCGGCGGCCCCGACGACCAACGCGCGTTCGCCGCCGAGATTGGCCACCGCCTCGGCCTGCACGACTACCACCCGGCACTGACCAAAGACCCCATCGCGCACTGGATCGAACAGGACTGCCACCAGCCGCCCAGCACGCCCAACACCGACTACCGCAGCCTGCGCACCTTCGGCGGCAGCTCGTTCGTCAAGCCCGCCAAGGACAGCGACAACAAACGCCGACTCGCCGCCTACTGGTTCGCCCAGAAGCACCGCCGCGGCGGCGACGCCATGCTGCACCACCGCAGCCTCAACCCCGTCGTCATCCGCGACTGGTCACACAAGAAGGAGCTGTTCTCCGGCGCGCTGATCACCAGCTCGGAGACCTCGTTCGAGACCCGGCGCAACCTCGACGCCGACCCCCGCACCGAGCACACCACCGACTACCTGCGACCCGAACCGGCGCCATCGCCCTACCTGGACACCGCCGTCGAACCGGTCGACTGGCCCCTTCGAACCGAACCGCGACCACCGGTCGGCGCACGGCCGTCGTTCCCGAACGAACGGCCGAAGCACTTCTTCCCGCGCAACCGCCTGCGATCCGCCACCTAG
- a CDS encoding heavy-metal-associated domain-containing protein translates to MQSWVLRVDGMSCTGCERRLDTALSQVEGVFGVVADHACGRVEVRIDPNITDRAVLVERIEGAGYRVLDDATP, encoded by the coding sequence ATGCAGTCCTGGGTGCTGCGGGTTGACGGCATGTCGTGCACCGGGTGCGAGCGGCGGCTCGACACCGCGCTGAGCCAAGTCGAAGGCGTGTTCGGGGTGGTGGCCGACCATGCCTGCGGTCGAGTAGAGGTCCGGATCGACCCGAACATCACCGACCGCGCCGTGCTGGTGGAACGGATCGAGGGTGCCGGCTACCGGGTCCTCGACGATGCGACGCCCTGA
- the lspA gene encoding signal peptidase II: protein MTTTEPPTRSAGRTRALVAVVALLVAALDLAVKAWAEITLPGNPIDLGPLDLRLTFNSGVAFSLGDSLPAAVVVAVTGAIVAGIVVYAWRSAPSLDVLTGLGLGAVLGGAVANLLDRARDGAVTDYLHNGWFATFNLADTGITLGAALMILAALRNDRRAKTATTT, encoded by the coding sequence ATGACGACGACTGAACCGCCTACCCGGTCCGCCGGACGCACTCGGGCACTCGTGGCGGTCGTGGCCTTGCTGGTCGCAGCGCTCGACCTGGCGGTCAAGGCATGGGCCGAGATCACGCTGCCGGGTAACCCGATCGACCTCGGACCGCTCGACCTGCGGCTCACGTTCAACTCAGGCGTGGCGTTCAGCCTCGGTGACAGCCTGCCCGCCGCCGTGGTCGTCGCCGTCACCGGCGCAATCGTGGCGGGCATCGTGGTCTACGCCTGGCGCAGCGCCCCGAGCCTCGACGTGCTCACCGGTCTCGGACTCGGGGCGGTCCTGGGCGGAGCGGTGGCGAACCTGCTCGACCGCGCCCGCGACGGCGCGGTGACCGACTACCTGCACAACGGGTGGTTCGCCACCTTTAACCTCGCCGACACCGGCATCACCCTCGGCGCCGCCCTGATGATCCTCGCTGCCCTGCGCAACGACAGGCGGGCGAAGACCGCCACAACGACCTGA
- a CDS encoding DUF2933 domain-containing protein, with the protein MCLNKKVLIAVGVVTVAVLVLRPSWIGAALPLLLLSVCAVTMAFMMRGMNGGRPGANGKAMTTRSVDTRAVDHAAVEDRGNRAAKHTVE; encoded by the coding sequence ATGTGCCTGAACAAGAAGGTTCTCATCGCCGTCGGTGTCGTTACGGTCGCCGTGTTGGTCCTGCGGCCGTCGTGGATCGGCGCGGCTCTGCCACTCCTGCTCTTGTCCGTGTGCGCGGTCACCATGGCGTTCATGATGAGGGGCATGAACGGCGGACGTCCGGGAGCGAACGGAAAGGCCATGACGACGCGATCGGTCGACACGCGGGCCGTCGATCACGCCGCGGTGGAAGATCGGGGCAACCGGGCCGCGAAACACACCGTCGAATGA
- a CDS encoding heavy metal translocating P-type ATPase: protein MSVADIVVIVAAAGLVALLAWFFFGPKKTRLADMRDGVQEVEITVKGGYSPNLIRVRQGTPVRMVFDRRESGDCTSRVVFADLALSKSLPAFGKATVEFLPERTGRLGFACGMNMVHGTVLVEPATADDDAGSPPASPAQPAVRDGQTARDERPVEPDRPATPEATEPDATGDAEETSRRAEITDLSRRVLVGTVLSAPVALAVMLHDFFALAVPGLLLNPWFQLALITPVMFYTGWPIHRTGWLSLRHRAAEMNALITLGTTAAYGYSLVATLAPGLLPSAVRDVYYEAVGVILTLILLGRLFEAKAKAGTGQAIRKLLGLRATTARILRDGTEIEVPAQDVTPGDVVVVRPGEKIPVDGVIVHGRSSIDESMVTGESIPATKEPGDTVVGATVNQTGAFRFEATKVGRDTMLAQIIRLVEAAQASKAPIQRVADLVAGYFVPAVIFIAVTAFAVWFIAGPAPALTLGLVSAVAVLIIACPCALGLATPLSIMVGTGKGAEAGILIRSAESLEAAHRLDTIVLDKTGTITKGQPTLTDIVAVGAIGEGELLRLVASTEHSSEHPLGQAIVRGAAERGVTLAEVRDFDSVTGHGVRATVEGRRVLVGKAALLLDDGIDPTSLQGDADRLSGEGKTPIFVAVDDELAGVVAVADTVKDDSAAAVAELQRLGLDVVMITGDNRRTAEAIAGQVGIARVLAEVLPEHKAAEIRRLQNQGKRVGMVGDGINDAPALAQADVGFAIGTGTDVAIEAADITLISGALGGVVTAVALSRATMRNIRQNLFLAFVYNTAGIPLAAGILYPFTGWLLSPIIAAAAMALSSLSVVGNANRLRRFTPPTPATVSPSAMAGAAVQADSPVSGRVAG from the coding sequence GTGAGTGTCGCCGACATCGTGGTGATCGTCGCAGCCGCCGGGCTCGTCGCCCTGCTGGCCTGGTTCTTCTTCGGGCCGAAGAAGACCCGCCTGGCCGACATGCGCGACGGCGTGCAGGAGGTGGAAATCACGGTGAAGGGCGGGTACTCCCCGAACCTGATCCGGGTCCGCCAGGGCACGCCCGTCCGCATGGTCTTCGACCGACGCGAGAGCGGGGACTGCACCTCGCGCGTGGTCTTCGCCGACCTGGCACTGAGCAAGTCGCTGCCGGCGTTCGGCAAGGCCACCGTGGAATTCCTGCCCGAGCGGACCGGACGCCTCGGGTTCGCCTGCGGCATGAACATGGTGCACGGCACGGTGCTGGTCGAACCGGCCACGGCCGACGACGACGCCGGCTCCCCACCGGCCTCCCCGGCACAACCCGCCGTGCGGGACGGGCAAACCGCTCGGGACGAGCGGCCGGTCGAGCCCGACCGGCCGGCGACGCCAGAGGCCACCGAACCCGATGCCACAGGGGATGCCGAGGAGACCTCTCGGCGCGCCGAGATCACCGATCTGTCCCGCAGGGTGCTGGTGGGCACGGTCCTGTCCGCCCCGGTCGCGCTGGCCGTGATGCTGCACGATTTCTTCGCCCTCGCCGTGCCAGGACTTCTGCTCAACCCGTGGTTCCAGCTCGCGCTGATCACCCCGGTGATGTTCTACACGGGCTGGCCCATCCACCGCACCGGCTGGCTGTCGCTGCGCCACCGCGCCGCCGAGATGAACGCCCTGATCACGCTGGGCACCACGGCGGCCTACGGCTACAGCCTGGTGGCCACCCTGGCGCCGGGTCTGCTGCCCTCGGCGGTGCGCGACGTCTACTACGAGGCGGTGGGGGTCATCCTGACCCTGATCCTGCTGGGGCGGCTGTTCGAGGCCAAGGCCAAGGCGGGCACCGGACAGGCGATCCGCAAACTGCTGGGCCTGCGGGCCACCACCGCCCGGATCCTGCGGGACGGAACCGAGATCGAGGTGCCGGCCCAGGACGTGACGCCCGGCGACGTCGTCGTGGTCCGCCCCGGCGAGAAGATCCCGGTCGACGGGGTGATCGTGCACGGCCGCTCCAGCATCGACGAGTCCATGGTGACCGGCGAATCCATCCCGGCCACCAAGGAACCCGGTGACACCGTGGTCGGCGCGACGGTCAACCAGACCGGGGCGTTCCGCTTCGAGGCGACCAAGGTCGGCCGGGACACCATGCTCGCCCAGATCATCCGGCTGGTCGAGGCCGCCCAGGCATCCAAGGCACCCATCCAGCGGGTCGCCGACCTGGTGGCCGGCTACTTCGTCCCCGCCGTCATCTTCATCGCCGTCACCGCATTCGCGGTGTGGTTCATCGCCGGTCCCGCACCCGCCCTCACCCTCGGGCTGGTCTCCGCCGTCGCGGTGCTGATCATCGCTTGCCCGTGCGCGTTGGGACTGGCCACCCCACTGTCGATCATGGTCGGCACCGGCAAGGGCGCCGAGGCCGGCATCCTCATCCGCTCCGCCGAGTCGCTGGAAGCCGCCCACCGGCTGGACACGATCGTGCTCGACAAGACCGGCACCATCACCAAGGGACAGCCCACCCTCACCGACATCGTCGCCGTCGGCGCGATCGGCGAGGGCGAACTGCTGCGCCTGGTGGCCTCGACCGAGCACTCCTCCGAACATCCGCTGGGCCAGGCCATTGTCCGCGGCGCGGCCGAACGCGGTGTCACCCTGGCCGAGGTCCGCGACTTCGACTCCGTCACCGGCCACGGCGTGCGCGCCACCGTCGAGGGACGACGCGTGCTGGTCGGCAAGGCCGCCCTGCTCCTCGACGACGGCATCGACCCCACCTCCCTGCAGGGGGACGCCGACCGCCTCTCCGGTGAGGGCAAGACCCCGATCTTCGTCGCCGTCGACGACGAACTCGCCGGCGTGGTCGCGGTGGCCGACACCGTCAAGGACGACTCGGCCGCCGCGGTCGCCGAACTTCAGCGCCTCGGCCTGGACGTCGTCATGATCACCGGCGACAACCGGCGCACCGCCGAGGCCATCGCCGGGCAGGTCGGCATCGCCCGCGTCCTGGCCGAAGTCCTCCCCGAGCACAAGGCCGCCGAGATCCGCCGCCTGCAAAACCAGGGCAAGCGCGTGGGCATGGTCGGCGACGGCATCAACGACGCACCCGCCCTGGCCCAGGCCGACGTCGGCTTCGCCATCGGCACCGGAACCGACGTGGCCATCGAGGCCGCCGACATCACCCTCATCTCCGGCGCGCTGGGCGGGGTGGTGACCGCGGTGGCGCTCAGCCGCGCCACCATGCGCAACATCCGACAGAACCTGTTCCTGGCCTTCGTCTACAACACCGCCGGCATCCCGCTGGCCGCCGGAATCCTCTACCCCTTCACCGGATGGCTGCTCAGCCCGATCATCGCCGCCGCCGCCATGGCACTGTCCTCCCTCTCGGTCGTGGGCAACGCCAACCGCCTGCGCCGCTTCACACCCCCCACGCCGGCCACCGTCTCACCGTCGGCCATGGCCGGAGCTGCGGTCCAGGCGGACAGTCCGGTGAGCGGTCGAGTCGCAGGATAG
- a CDS encoding cation diffusion facilitator family transporter, translating to MSTPDTPAVPDVRGVAARKAVLWEKVTIGYNVAEGIIAITAGLIAGSVALVGFGFDSWIEVAAATVVLVRLRAEIRGGEVDEAKERRALRFVAVTFFVLAAYVLFEGVRDLIEGSEPNTSVVGIVLTGVSIVIMPWLASVKRKAGEAMNSRLVIADAAETKLCAWLSVSTFVGLLAYALVGWTWIDPVAGFVIAAFAIKEGREAWEGELVCDDDDDD from the coding sequence GTGAGCACCCCCGACACCCCGGCCGTTCCCGACGTGCGCGGCGTCGCAGCACGTAAAGCGGTGCTGTGGGAAAAGGTCACCATCGGCTACAACGTCGCCGAGGGCATCATCGCCATCACCGCCGGTCTGATCGCAGGCTCGGTGGCGCTGGTCGGGTTCGGCTTCGACTCGTGGATCGAGGTCGCCGCCGCCACGGTCGTGCTGGTCCGCCTGCGCGCCGAGATCCGCGGCGGCGAGGTCGACGAGGCCAAGGAACGGCGCGCGCTGCGGTTCGTCGCGGTGACGTTCTTCGTGCTCGCTGCCTACGTCCTGTTCGAGGGGGTTCGCGACCTCATCGAGGGTTCCGAGCCGAACACCTCGGTCGTGGGCATCGTGCTCACCGGCGTGTCCATCGTGATCATGCCGTGGTTGGCCAGCGTCAAGCGCAAGGCGGGCGAGGCGATGAACTCGCGCCTGGTCATCGCCGACGCGGCCGAGACCAAGCTGTGCGCGTGGCTGTCGGTCTCCACCTTCGTCGGACTGCTCGCCTACGCCCTGGTGGGCTGGACCTGGATCGACCCCGTCGCCGGGTTCGTCATCGCCGCCTTCGCGATCAAGGAAGGCCGCGAAGCGTGGGAAGGCGAGTTGGTCTGTGACGACGATGACGACGACTGA
- a CDS encoding anti-sigma factor: protein MSEDCAQLTTVGVYLLDALERDERNAFTGHLAQCPQCRSEVEDLTPVVHLLALARATLPAQLHAMHPNKGPRRVGPASACGPWC, encoded by the coding sequence ATGTCCGAGGATTGCGCACAGCTGACCACGGTCGGCGTCTACCTGCTCGACGCCCTGGAACGCGACGAGCGTAACGCCTTCACCGGCCATCTGGCCCAGTGCCCGCAGTGCCGCAGCGAGGTCGAGGACCTGACCCCGGTCGTGCATCTGCTCGCCCTCGCACGGGCCACCCTCCCCGCCCAACTGCACGCCATGCACCCGAACAAGGGCCCCCGACGAGTCGGACCGGCATCGGCCTGTGGGCCGTGGTGCTGA
- a CDS encoding ArsR/SmtB family transcription factor translates to MNSTDGCTASSPSGSGLDSAVALFHSLSDATRLAIVRRLAGGEARVADLVAELGLAQSTVSAHVACLRDCALVVGRPQGRQVFYSLARPELLDLLAAAETLLAATGQAVALCPNYGTDTTSPPQTVKEFS, encoded by the coding sequence ATGAATAGCACGGACGGGTGCACGGCGTCGAGCCCGAGCGGATCGGGCCTGGATTCGGCGGTCGCCCTGTTCCACAGCCTGTCCGACGCGACCCGGCTCGCGATCGTGCGGCGACTGGCCGGCGGCGAGGCGCGCGTGGCCGACCTGGTCGCAGAGCTGGGCCTCGCACAGTCCACGGTGTCGGCGCACGTGGCGTGTCTGCGTGACTGCGCGCTCGTGGTCGGCCGTCCGCAGGGTCGCCAGGTGTTCTACTCCCTGGCCCGTCCCGAGCTGCTCGACCTGCTCGCCGCCGCCGAGACGCTGCTCGCCGCGACCGGGCAGGCCGTCGCCCTGTGCCCCAACTACGGCACCGACACCACCTCTCCACCCCAGACCGTCAAGGAGTTCTCGTGA
- a CDS encoding class I SAM-dependent methyltransferase, with protein sequence MLMNRAETMLVNSPPRRWLQRYEAHVLATLGGRTPGATVAEIGCGPGGGTRLILDRFGAATVHAVDLDPAMLPRARRRLARYGDRVHLTQGSATDLRTAFAPFDGGGDGAYDAVFDFAIVHHIPNWRDALAEVARVLKPGGRFYFDEVTATALARRSYRVLFDHPDEDRFTAGEFLAELPRHGLDVGDRWRTRIGGDYLLGVAARR encoded by the coding sequence ATGCTGATGAACCGGGCGGAAACGATGTTGGTCAACTCGCCGCCCCGACGCTGGTTGCAGCGCTACGAGGCGCACGTGCTCGCCACCCTCGGCGGACGCACCCCCGGCGCGACGGTCGCCGAAATCGGCTGCGGCCCCGGTGGAGGAACCCGCTTGATCCTCGACCGGTTCGGTGCCGCGACCGTGCACGCGGTCGACCTCGACCCGGCGATGCTCCCGCGCGCCCGGCGCCGCCTGGCCCGTTACGGCGACCGCGTGCACCTGACCCAGGGCAGCGCGACCGACCTGCGCACCGCGTTCGCCCCGTTCGACGGCGGCGGTGACGGCGCCTACGACGCGGTGTTCGACTTCGCGATCGTCCACCACATCCCCAACTGGCGCGACGCGCTCGCCGAGGTCGCCCGCGTACTCAAGCCGGGCGGGCGGTTCTACTTCGACGAGGTCACCGCGACCGCGCTCGCCCGCCGTTCCTACCGGGTGCTGTTCGATCACCCCGACGAAGACCGGTTCACCGCCGGTGAGTTCCTCGCCGAACTGCCCCGGCACGGGCTCGATGTCGGCGACCGGTGGCGCACCCGCATCGGCGGTGACTACCTGCTCGGCGTGGCCGCACGTCGCTGA